One Natronomonas gomsonensis genomic window, ACCGCTTTATGCTGGATATGAGTATGACCGAGGAAACAGGCCTTGTAATCGTCGAGGAAAGCCCTGATCTTCGGAAAGTCACGGGGAACCACGTAGTAGTCGATCTTCTCTGGATGGCTGTGGACCAGGAAGATGTCTTCATTGTAGCTGGTCTTCTCCGGAAGGTTTTGCAGCCACTCACGATAACTGCCCTTCACTTCCTTCTTGGCGTATCGGAGGCCTTCCATCGCCTGCCCGTTATCAGTATACCCTTCCGGATCCACGAACTCCCGGTCATGATTCCCCTGGACAACCACATCACAATGCTGCCACACTTTCCGGAGACACTCCAACGGCCACGGCCCGTAGCCGACTACATCTCCGAGGCAGACTATGTCGTCGACGTCCTCCGGGATATCCCTGAGGACAGCTTCCAAGGCAGGTAGATTGCCGTGGATATCTGAGATCACACCCAACTTCATACAGATACATATTTAGGAGAAGACCTAAAGAACTTGCGAGAAGAAGAGAAAGAGAAGTCAGGGAAGAGCGTTTTCCCATCCTGATCAAAAGAAGTCGAACTTTCCCTCAAGGAAGGCCTCCGCCGATGTGTCGTCCACCCATTCAACCTCTATCTGCTCGTACTGACTTTTCTCAAATACGTGAGGATTCTTCAACTCTTCCTCAGTCAGAACGTCGTTCCGGGCATTCCAAAGATCCTGAAGCGTGCCTTCGTTTGTGGCCTCAACATTGACTTGGATGTCTCTTTCTGAAACTTCATCTTCTGTTTTTGACGTTGCATCAACAACATCGTTGACCACATCTTGTTTCGATAAATGGTAGTTCCTACCTCTAAGCGAGACAGAAGACAGGTTTTCGTAGCCTAAGGTCGCAACAGGACCCTTTCCAGAGTAGTACTCTCCACTACTCTTCCATTTCTCCTTGACTGCTTCCTTGTGATCCCAGACCTCCAGAACGAAGCTCTCACTTCTACCGGTAGCACGAGAAAGCATCGCCTGATGGAAGTCCTCGAATAGCTGGCTCTTCTTAATTTTGACTTCCTTGGTCTGCGAGATCTCTGTCGCGTTTCCTTTCTGGATCGTGCCGTAGCTTTGTAGCCTGTTGTATCCCTGTCCGCTGCCAGAATCTTCTACGGCGTAGTCGGCTCCGGAGAGACGTGCTCCTTTGACCGTGAACAGGTCTCCGCCGACTTTAAATGCGATTCCCTTCCCCGTGTCTTCAAATCTGGATGGACTGTAGGTGTCATAGAACCACTCGCCATTGATCTTCAGGCCTATCGCGTTTGATGTTCCCATCGACCTTGGAGCGTCACGTTTTACGTCCGTAATCTCGCCTGAGACCTGTTGTATCTGTGAGCCTCCTTTCTCGACCTGTTTCTGCGAGGTTGAGTGACTGGTTTGTGAGGACGTGCTGCGGTTTTTGTCCGGTAGTTCGCCTTTCTCGTTCAAGCGCTGGGCCTTACTTTCTACTGCTTCCTCGGTACGCCCAGGAAGCATATTCGAGATTTCTTCCGCCGTGTTGTCCGGCCATTTGTTTTTGAGTTTTTGTGTTTCGCGTTTTGACCATCGATCTCCTTTATGAGCCATTAGTAAAGTATCACCAATACT contains:
- a CDS encoding SANT/Myb-like DNA-binding domain-containing protein; this encodes MAHKGDRWSKRETQKLKNKWPDNTAEEISNMLPGRTEEAVESKAQRLNEKGELPDKNRSTSSQTSHSTSQKQVEKGGSQIQQVSGEITDVKRDAPRSMGTSNAIGLKINGEWFYDTYSPSRFEDTGKGIAFKVGGDLFTVKGARLSGADYAVEDSGSGQGYNRLQSYGTIQKGNATEISQTKEVKIKKSQLFEDFHQAMLSRATGRSESFVLEVWDHKEAVKEKWKSSGEYYSGKGPVATLGYENLSSVSLRGRNYHLSKQDVVNDVVDATSKTEDEVSERDIQVNVEATNEGTLQDLWNARNDVLTEEELKNPHVFEKSQYEQIEVEWVDDTSAEAFLEGKFDFF
- a CDS encoding metallophosphoesterase family protein: MKLGVISDIHGNLPALEAVLRDIPEDVDDIVCLGDVVGYGPWPLECLRKVWQHCDVVVQGNHDREFVDPEGYTDNGQAMEGLRYAKKEVKGSYREWLQNLPEKTSYNEDIFLVHSHPEKIDYYVVPRDFPKIRAFLDDYKACFLGHTHIQHKAVIDDRLILNPGSVGQPRDGDPRAAYAVVETEDWSAELRRVEYDIGKVQDMVEEQGLPSEIGTRLESGR